Proteins found in one Acinetobacter sp. XH1741 genomic segment:
- a CDS encoding beta-ketoacyl-ACP synthase III, which produces MGIRITGTGLFHPTEIISNEELADSLNAYVEQYNQENAEKIAAGELEELRGSSAEFIEKASGIKRRYVIEKSGILDPNRLRPRLSERSNDELSLQAEWGVIAAKQAMENAGVTAEDIDVVILACSNMQRAYPAVAIEIQSALGIQGYAYDMNVACSAATFGLKQAADAIRSGARRVLLVNVEITSGHLDYRNRDCHFIFGDVATASIIEETTTKTGFEILDIHLFTQFSNNIRNNFGFLNRSEDAVVDDKLFRQDGRKVFKDVCPLVAKIINAQLEKMQLTANDIKRFWLHQANANMNELILKYVAGKEADLSRAPIILDEFANTSSAGVIIALHRTGHEVNDGEYGVISSFGAGYSVGSIVVQKHVA; this is translated from the coding sequence ATGGGCATTCGTATCACAGGTACTGGGCTATTTCACCCAACAGAAATCATTTCTAATGAAGAACTGGCCGACAGTTTAAATGCTTATGTGGAACAATATAACCAAGAGAATGCAGAGAAAATTGCAGCAGGTGAACTCGAAGAATTGCGTGGTTCAAGTGCTGAGTTTATTGAAAAAGCGTCTGGTATTAAGCGCCGTTACGTGATTGAGAAATCAGGTATCCTCGATCCAAATCGTTTGCGTCCTCGTTTGTCTGAGCGTTCAAATGATGAACTTTCACTTCAAGCAGAGTGGGGTGTTATTGCTGCGAAACAGGCAATGGAAAATGCAGGCGTAACTGCTGAAGATATCGATGTTGTAATTTTGGCATGTTCAAACATGCAGCGTGCTTATCCAGCTGTTGCAATTGAAATTCAGTCGGCACTTGGTATTCAAGGTTATGCCTACGACATGAACGTTGCATGTTCTGCTGCCACTTTTGGTTTGAAACAAGCGGCAGATGCAATTCGTTCAGGTGCTCGCCGTGTTTTATTGGTAAATGTCGAGATTACATCGGGTCACCTAGACTACCGTAACCGTGATTGTCACTTCATTTTTGGTGATGTTGCGACCGCTTCTATTATTGAAGAAACCACTACTAAAACTGGTTTTGAAATCTTAGATATTCACTTATTTACTCAATTTTCAAACAACATTCGCAATAACTTCGGTTTCTTAAACCGCAGCGAAGATGCAGTGGTTGACGACAAGCTGTTCCGTCAAGATGGACGTAAAGTATTTAAAGATGTTTGTCCATTGGTGGCAAAAATCATTAATGCGCAGTTGGAAAAAATGCAGTTAACTGCAAACGATATTAAGCGTTTCTGGTTACACCAAGCCAATGCCAACATGAATGAATTAATCTTGAAATATGTTGCTGGTAAAGAAGCTGATTTAAGCCGTGCGCCTATTATTTTAGATGAGTTTGCCAATACTTCGTCAGCAGGTGTGATTATTGCTTTACATCGTACAGGCCACGAAGTGAATGATGGCGAATATGGTGTGATTTCATCTTTCGGCGCTGGTTACTCAGTAGGTTCGATTGTTGTACAAAAGCACGTTGCTTAA
- a CDS encoding OprD family outer membrane porin — protein sequence MELLHRFKPCNLAIATLLSFLTSSSLWAADTAQQSEDEWKFTLKNAYINRNFDNDALKDTGSWSQAASLFYKSKMHDTPLVIADKPITIGADASVQYAVRLSSDKHVADTVLPFNKETQSQASDFLKHGATLKLGYDKTLLSVGELWLDLPVTAVDASRQLLASYWGTNLKSQISDQLYAEIGRVEKVSPRNEEDFKKFSFTANGITKESDGLNYIDLRYQFTPSLKGEYYFGNLEDLYNKHYVGLEHNWKQPNFSLTSKFKYFNAKNDGGTFHIDAQNIGVLETFKVKNHTFGLGYQQIIGESAYPLPDGFLPETYFINWNATGFFKKDEKSYHVMYGYDFKDYVPGLNAMVKYVYGNDFKAANGEKNHETESNIILNYAFQQPYLKGFALQYIRIDYNVKHGNDFGEDRLFVNYTKKF from the coding sequence ATGGAATTATTACACCGCTTTAAACCATGTAATTTAGCAATAGCAACATTATTAAGTTTTTTGACTAGCTCAAGTTTATGGGCAGCAGATACGGCTCAACAAAGCGAAGATGAATGGAAGTTCACGCTAAAGAATGCCTATATCAACCGTAATTTTGATAATGATGCGCTCAAAGATACTGGCAGTTGGTCTCAAGCCGCATCTTTATTTTATAAGTCGAAAATGCATGACACTCCATTAGTCATAGCCGACAAGCCAATCACCATTGGCGCCGATGCTTCTGTTCAATACGCCGTGCGCTTAAGTTCAGATAAACACGTTGCGGACACGGTTTTGCCTTTTAATAAGGAAACGCAATCTCAAGCATCCGACTTTCTAAAACACGGCGCAACTTTAAAACTGGGTTATGACAAAACACTTTTAAGTGTCGGTGAACTCTGGCTAGATTTACCCGTAACGGCTGTCGATGCGAGCCGACAATTACTTGCCTCTTATTGGGGAACTAATCTTAAGTCTCAAATCTCAGATCAGCTTTATGCTGAAATTGGCCGAGTGGAAAAAGTCTCTCCACGAAATGAAGAAGACTTTAAAAAGTTTTCGTTCACGGCAAATGGAATTACCAAAGAATCTGATGGATTGAATTATATTGACCTGCGTTATCAATTCACGCCGTCACTCAAGGGTGAATATTATTTTGGTAATTTAGAAGACCTTTACAATAAGCATTATGTGGGGCTTGAGCATAATTGGAAACAACCTAATTTTTCCCTCACCTCTAAGTTTAAATACTTTAATGCAAAAAATGACGGCGGCACTTTTCATATTGATGCACAAAACATTGGCGTGCTAGAAACTTTTAAAGTAAAAAACCATACCTTTGGTTTGGGATACCAACAAATTATTGGTGAGTCGGCGTACCCATTACCAGATGGTTTTTTACCAGAGACTTATTTCATTAACTGGAATGCTACCGGCTTCTTTAAAAAAGATGAAAAGTCTTACCATGTGATGTATGGCTACGACTTTAAAGATTATGTGCCAGGCTTAAATGCAATGGTGAAATATGTTTACGGCAATGACTTTAAAGCAGCGAATGGTGAGAAAAATCATGAGACTGAGTCCAATATCATTCTGAACTATGCATTTCAACAGCCATATTTAAAGGGTTTTGCGCTGCAATATATTCGTATTGATTACAACGTAAAACATGGCAATGACTTTGGTGAAGACCGATTGTTTGTAAACTACACCAAAAAGTTTTAA
- a CDS encoding aromatic acid/H+ symport family MFS transporter — protein sequence MDMSKVNINELIDKACFTSFHWKVLIWCLLIIIFDGYDLVIYGVALPLLMQQWSLTAVEAGLLASAALFGMMFGAMIFGTLSDKLGRKKTILICVSLFSGFTFIGAFATGPTEFAILRFIAGLGIGGVMPNVVALMTEYAPKKIRSTLVAIMFSGYAIGGMTSALLGAWLVKDMGWQIMFLIAGIPLLLLPLIWKFLPESLTFLVKSNHSEQAKSIVCKIAPQTQVTANTQLVLNESTTTDAPVRALFQQGRTFSTFMFWIAFFMCLLMVYALGSWLPKLMLQAGYSLGASMLFLFALNIGGMVGAIGGGALADRFHLKPVITIMFIVGSAALILLGINSPQFILYSLIAIAGAATIGSQILLYTFVAQFYPTALRSTGMGWASGIGRIGAIIGPVLTGALLTLELPHQMNFLAIAIPGVIAALAIFMVNLKASVAAQTPSTFNPQNTLTQQ from the coding sequence ATGGATATGAGCAAGGTTAATATTAATGAGCTAATTGATAAGGCATGTTTTACATCTTTCCATTGGAAAGTTTTAATCTGGTGCTTACTTATTATTATTTTTGATGGATATGATTTAGTTATTTACGGGGTTGCTCTTCCTCTGTTAATGCAACAATGGTCTTTAACTGCGGTAGAAGCTGGTTTACTCGCCAGTGCTGCTCTATTCGGCATGATGTTTGGCGCCATGATTTTCGGCACGCTTTCAGACAAACTGGGACGAAAAAAAACCATCCTAATTTGTGTCAGCTTATTTAGCGGATTTACCTTTATAGGAGCTTTCGCTACAGGACCCACCGAGTTTGCTATTTTACGCTTTATTGCAGGTCTAGGGATTGGTGGCGTTATGCCAAACGTTGTGGCACTTATGACCGAATACGCACCTAAGAAAATCCGCAGTACATTGGTGGCAATCATGTTTAGTGGCTATGCAATTGGTGGTATGACATCTGCGCTACTCGGTGCATGGCTCGTGAAAGATATGGGCTGGCAAATCATGTTTTTAATTGCGGGTATTCCGCTGTTATTGCTCCCACTGATCTGGAAATTTTTGCCAGAGTCTCTCACCTTTTTAGTGAAATCGAACCATAGCGAACAGGCAAAAAGTATTGTTTGTAAAATTGCACCTCAAACTCAGGTAACCGCCAATACACAACTGGTGTTAAACGAAAGCACCACAACAGATGCACCTGTGCGTGCACTTTTCCAACAAGGCCGTACTTTCAGCACATTTATGTTTTGGATTGCTTTCTTTATGTGCTTACTCATGGTGTATGCCTTAGGAAGCTGGTTACCTAAACTCATGCTGCAAGCGGGCTATTCATTAGGTGCAAGCATGTTGTTCCTGTTTGCACTCAATATTGGCGGTATGGTTGGTGCAATTGGTGGCGGTGCTTTAGCGGATAGATTCCATTTAAAACCTGTTATTACCATTATGTTTATTGTGGGATCGGCAGCTTTAATTCTGCTTGGGATTAATAGTCCACAATTTATTTTATATAGCCTGATTGCAATTGCTGGTGCTGCCACAATTGGTTCACAAATCTTACTCTACACCTTCGTTGCACAGTTCTATCCGACCGCACTTCGTTCAACTGGCATGGGCTGGGCATCTGGAATTGGCCGTATCGGTGCGATTATTGGACCTGTTTTAACAGGCGCCCTACTCACACTTGAGCTTCCTCACCAAATGAATTTCTTAGCGATTGCCATTCCGGGTGTAATTGCTGCACTTGCAATATTTATGGTCAATCTAAAAGCCTCTGTTGCTGCACAGACTCCATCAACTTTTAACCCTCAAAACACGCTTACCCAGCAGTAA
- the benE gene encoding benzoate/H(+) symporter BenE, whose amino-acid sequence MATLLKTLQNDWSISATVAGFLAVLISYSGPLIIFFQAAQRAHVSTDMMMSWIWGISIGAAVSGIYLSIKYKTPVITAWSAPGTALLVTLFPNVSLNEAVAAYITSAIVIFLIGVTGYFDKLLKWIPQDVAAGMMAGILFQFGIGLFTASDSMPFIVFSMLIVFLIAKRLMPRYTMIWVLAAGVLLSLILGKMNPVDVSFSLAIPQWISPEWTWNSTLNLAVPLILVSLTGQFLPGMAIMKLSGYDTPAKPIITATSIASLAVACVGGITIVLASITAALCMGKDAHELKEKRYIAGIANGIFYILGGLFAGSIVMLFSLLPKELVAALAGLALLGAIATNISVAMKNDSQRDAALITFLATASGMHFLGLSSVFWGICIGVIAHFILIPRSAPATN is encoded by the coding sequence ATGGCAACCCTGTTAAAGACATTACAAAATGACTGGTCTATATCAGCAACAGTTGCGGGCTTTCTCGCGGTTTTAATTTCTTACTCAGGCCCACTGATTATTTTTTTCCAAGCTGCTCAGCGTGCTCATGTGTCTACCGACATGATGATGTCATGGATTTGGGGAATCTCAATTGGTGCCGCCGTTTCAGGTATTTATCTTTCGATTAAATATAAAACTCCTGTCATAACCGCATGGTCAGCACCAGGCACTGCCCTATTAGTTACCCTATTTCCAAATGTCTCATTAAATGAAGCGGTAGCCGCCTATATTACTTCTGCCATCGTTATTTTTTTAATTGGCGTTACAGGTTACTTCGACAAGTTACTGAAGTGGATTCCGCAAGATGTCGCTGCCGGCATGATGGCGGGTATTCTTTTTCAATTCGGTATTGGTCTATTTACCGCGTCTGATAGCATGCCTTTTATTGTTTTTAGCATGCTCATTGTCTTTTTAATTGCCAAACGTTTAATGCCGCGCTACACCATGATTTGGGTGTTAGCTGCTGGAGTTTTATTAAGCCTTATTTTAGGCAAAATGAATCCGGTTGATGTGAGTTTTAGTTTAGCTATTCCGCAGTGGATTAGCCCAGAATGGACATGGAACTCAACACTGAACCTCGCCGTTCCTCTCATTTTAGTCAGTCTAACCGGCCAATTTTTACCGGGTATGGCGATTATGAAACTCAGCGGTTACGACACCCCAGCCAAACCCATTATTACTGCTACCAGTATTGCCTCTTTAGCTGTTGCCTGCGTAGGTGGTATTACGATTGTGCTTGCCTCAATTACCGCTGCTTTATGTATGGGTAAAGATGCGCATGAACTTAAAGAAAAACGGTATATCGCAGGCATTGCCAATGGGATTTTTTATATTTTAGGAGGCTTATTTGCTGGCAGTATTGTCATGCTATTTAGCCTACTTCCTAAAGAACTGGTCGCAGCACTAGCAGGTTTAGCCTTGCTTGGAGCAATTGCCACCAATATTTCTGTTGCCATGAAAAATGATAGTCAACGTGATGCTGCGCTCATTACTTTTTTAGCGACAGCTTCAGGCATGCATTTTCTTGGATTAAGCTCAGTTTTTTGGGGTATTTGTATTGGTGTAATCGCCCATTTCATTCTTATACCACGCTCAGCTCCAGCCACTAATTAG
- a CDS encoding 1,6-dihydroxycyclohexa-2,4-diene-1-carboxylate dehydrogenase, whose amino-acid sequence MSNRQRFTNKVVIVTGSAQGIGRGVALQVATEGGQVIMADRSEYVEDVLKEIQSAGGDAVTINADLETYVGAQAVVAKAIEHYGRVDILINNVGGAIWMKPFEEFSEEEIIKEVNRSLFPTLWCCRAVLPAMIKQQSGVIVNVSSIATRGINRIPYSASKGGVNALTASLAFEHAKDGIRVNAVATGGTEAPPRKVPRNANPLSQNEKDWMQQVVDQTIDRTFMGRYGTIQEQVNAILFLASDEASYMTGSVISVGGGDQG is encoded by the coding sequence ATGTCAAACCGTCAAAGATTTACTAATAAAGTCGTGATTGTTACGGGTAGTGCTCAAGGTATTGGTCGTGGTGTGGCATTACAAGTTGCAACTGAAGGCGGCCAAGTCATCATGGCTGACCGCTCTGAATATGTTGAAGACGTTCTTAAAGAAATTCAAAGTGCGGGTGGCGATGCCGTCACGATTAATGCTGACCTTGAAACCTATGTAGGCGCACAAGCGGTTGTTGCAAAAGCCATTGAACACTATGGTCGGGTAGATATCCTGATTAATAACGTAGGCGGCGCGATCTGGATGAAACCTTTTGAAGAATTTTCCGAAGAAGAGATCATTAAGGAAGTAAATCGCTCATTGTTTCCAACTTTATGGTGCTGCCGCGCTGTGTTACCCGCCATGATTAAGCAACAGTCGGGTGTGATTGTAAATGTATCTTCAATTGCGACCCGTGGTATTAACCGTATTCCCTACTCTGCATCCAAGGGCGGTGTAAATGCTTTAACGGCATCGCTTGCTTTTGAACATGCCAAAGACGGAATTCGAGTCAATGCCGTTGCGACTGGTGGAACCGAAGCACCACCTCGCAAAGTGCCACGAAATGCCAATCCGTTAAGTCAAAATGAAAAAGACTGGATGCAGCAAGTAGTTGATCAAACTATAGATCGAACATTTATGGGCCGTTATGGCACAATTCAAGAACAAGTGAATGCAATTTTATTTCTTGCATCAGACGAAGCATCCTATATGACCGGATCGGTTATTTCGGTCGGAGGTGGAGATCAGGGTTAA
- the benC gene encoding benzoate 1,2-dioxygenase electron transfer component BenC gives MSNHNVALQFEDGVTRFINVAQGETLSDAAYRQKINIPLDCRDGACGTCRAFCESGSYDMPEETYIEDALTPEEAEQGYILACQCRPTSDAVFQIQASSDVCKTAIHSFQGTLARVENLSDSTITFDIQLDEGQPDIHFLAGQYVNVAIPETGETRSYSFSSKPGNRLTGFVVRNVPNGKMSEFLSKNAQAGDKMTFTGPFGSFYLRNVARPVLMLAGGTGIAPFMSMLQVLEEKGSEQPVRLVFGVTNDFDLVALEKLNELQTEFPWFEYRTVVANPESNHERKGYVTGHIENEWLNGGDVDVYLCGPVPMVEAVRGWLETENIKPANFLFEKFSAN, from the coding sequence ATGTCAAACCACAATGTTGCACTTCAATTTGAAGATGGTGTTACACGTTTCATTAACGTAGCTCAGGGCGAAACCCTATCTGACGCAGCCTATCGCCAAAAAATTAATATTCCTTTGGATTGCCGTGATGGTGCATGTGGAACTTGCCGCGCATTTTGCGAGTCCGGTAGTTATGACATGCCAGAAGAAACCTATATTGAAGATGCATTAACACCAGAAGAAGCTGAGCAAGGCTATATTCTTGCGTGCCAATGTCGTCCAACCTCAGATGCGGTATTTCAAATTCAAGCCTCGTCAGATGTTTGCAAAACTGCAATTCATAGCTTCCAAGGCACCCTAGCCCGCGTTGAAAATTTATCAGACTCAACTATTACTTTTGATATTCAACTTGATGAAGGCCAACCAGATATTCATTTCCTTGCAGGTCAGTACGTCAACGTTGCTATTCCTGAAACTGGCGAAACACGTTCATATTCATTTAGCTCAAAACCGGGCAATCGCTTAACGGGCTTTGTGGTCCGTAACGTACCGAACGGCAAAATGAGTGAGTTTTTAAGTAAGAATGCTCAAGCTGGCGACAAAATGACTTTTACTGGTCCATTCGGTAGCTTCTATTTACGGAATGTAGCTCGCCCAGTGCTGATGCTGGCAGGTGGTACTGGCATTGCTCCATTTATGTCGATGTTACAAGTGCTTGAAGAAAAAGGTTCTGAACAGCCTGTTCGTTTAGTTTTTGGTGTCACCAATGACTTTGATTTGGTGGCTCTAGAAAAACTCAATGAATTGCAAACGGAATTCCCGTGGTTCGAATACCGAACTGTAGTTGCAAACCCTGAGAGCAACCATGAACGCAAAGGCTATGTCACTGGTCATATTGAAAATGAATGGTTAAACGGTGGCGACGTCGATGTTTATCTATGTGGACCCGTTCCAATGGTAGAGGCTGTACGTGGCTGGTTAGAAACTGAAAATATCAAACCTGCTAACTTCTTGTTTGAAAAATTCTCTGCGAATTAA
- the benA gene encoding benzoate 1,2-dioxygenase large subunit produces MPRIPVINTSHLDRIDELLVDNIDTGEFKLHRSVFTDEALFDLEMKYIFEGNWVYLAHESQIPNNNDYYTTYIGRQPIIIARNRNGELNAMINACSHRGAQLCRHKRGNKATYTCPFHGWTFNNSGKLLKVKDPSEAGYSDCFNQDGSHDLKKVARFESYKGFLFGSLNPDVPSLEEFLGETTKIIDMIVDQSEHGLEVLRGSSTYTYEGNWKLTAENGADGYHVSAVHWNYAATTQHRKETQAADNIRAMSAGSWGKQGGGSYGFENGHMLLWTQWANPEDRPNFPKADEYTEKYGEAMSKWMIERSRNLCLYPNVYLMDQFGSQIRVLRPLSVNRTEVTIYCIAPKGEAPEARARRIRQYEDFFNASGMATPDDLEEFRACQAGYAGIALEWNDMCRGSKHWIYGPDDAANEIGLKPMLSGIKTEDEGLYLAQHQYWLHTMKHAIASEKEIADQGETA; encoded by the coding sequence ATGCCACGTATTCCTGTAATTAATACCAGCCATCTTGACCGTATTGATGAATTACTTGTCGATAACATCGATACAGGTGAATTTAAACTTCATCGCTCAGTATTTACGGATGAAGCTCTATTCGACCTCGAAATGAAATACATCTTCGAAGGTAATTGGGTTTACTTGGCACACGAAAGCCAAATTCCAAATAATAATGACTACTACACCACCTACATTGGTCGTCAGCCAATTATTATTGCCCGCAATCGTAACGGCGAACTCAATGCCATGATCAATGCGTGTTCACACCGCGGAGCACAACTTTGCCGTCACAAGCGTGGTAACAAAGCGACTTATACTTGCCCTTTCCATGGTTGGACATTTAACAACTCAGGTAAATTGCTCAAGGTTAAAGATCCAAGTGAAGCAGGCTATTCTGACTGTTTTAACCAAGACGGCTCACACGACCTTAAAAAAGTAGCTCGTTTTGAGAGCTACAAAGGCTTCTTATTTGGTAGCTTAAATCCCGATGTTCCTTCACTTGAAGAATTCTTGGGTGAAACCACCAAAATCATCGACATGATTGTTGATCAGTCTGAACATGGTTTGGAAGTTTTACGTGGTTCATCTACCTATACCTACGAAGGCAACTGGAAACTCACCGCTGAAAATGGCGCCGATGGTTACCACGTTTCTGCTGTGCACTGGAACTACGCAGCAACTACTCAACACCGTAAAGAAACTCAAGCTGCCGATAATATTCGTGCCATGAGTGCAGGTTCTTGGGGGAAACAAGGAGGTGGCTCATATGGCTTTGAAAATGGCCACATGTTGCTTTGGACACAATGGGCAAACCCAGAAGACCGTCCAAACTTCCCGAAAGCAGACGAATACACCGAAAAATACGGTGAAGCAATGTCGAAATGGATGATTGAGCGTTCACGTAACTTGTGTCTTTATCCAAACGTTTATTTGATGGATCAGTTTGGTTCGCAAATTCGTGTACTTCGCCCACTTTCTGTCAATAGAACTGAAGTCACTATTTACTGTATCGCACCTAAAGGTGAAGCACCCGAAGCTCGTGCACGTCGTATCCGCCAATATGAAGATTTCTTTAATGCCTCAGGCATGGCAACACCAGACGATTTAGAAGAATTCCGTGCTTGTCAGGCAGGCTACGCAGGTATTGCACTTGAGTGGAATGACATGTGCCGTGGTTCAAAGCACTGGATTTATGGACCAGACGATGCAGCAAATGAAATCGGTTTAAAACCAATGTTAAGTGGTATCAAAACTGAAGATGAAGGTCTTTATCTTGCCCAACATCAATATTGGTTACACACCATGAAACATGCGATTGCATCAGAGAAAGAAATTGCTGATCAGGGAGAAACAGCATGA
- a CDS encoding LysR family transcriptional regulator, whose protein sequence is MELRHLRYFVAVVEEQSFTKAAEKLFIAQPPLSRQIQNLESELGIQLFERGSRPLQTTPAGHFFYQHALKLLSNAEEIKSMTKRIGLIERSVTIGFVGSLLYGLLPRIIYLFRQQQPHLNIQLMELSTTEQLQALKEGRIDVGFGRLRISDPAVRRILLRKERLVVAAHTSHPIAQRTEGVYLADLIDEKMFMYPTSPKPNFSTQLLNIFAEHSLVPKNMHEIREIQLALGLVAAGEGLCIIPASADTIRFPHLNYIPILDNGAVSPIFITARAMDRSEDLQLLFDCIYQVYDLEGIPYKRTVFTLDQNPIDDSNGIDF, encoded by the coding sequence ATGGAACTACGACATTTACGGTATTTTGTGGCTGTTGTTGAAGAACAGAGCTTCACAAAGGCAGCCGAAAAACTATTTATTGCTCAACCTCCTTTGAGTCGACAGATTCAAAATCTGGAAAGCGAGCTTGGAATTCAACTGTTTGAGCGAGGAAGCCGTCCTTTACAGACAACCCCAGCAGGACATTTCTTTTATCAGCACGCCCTTAAACTTTTGTCGAATGCTGAAGAAATAAAAAGTATGACCAAACGTATTGGTCTGATTGAACGTAGTGTGACGATTGGTTTTGTTGGGTCTTTACTCTATGGTTTACTGCCTCGAATCATTTATTTATTTCGTCAGCAGCAGCCGCATCTGAATATTCAATTGATGGAGTTAAGTACGACTGAGCAACTACAGGCATTAAAAGAAGGACGTATTGATGTTGGGTTTGGACGTTTAAGAATTAGTGATCCTGCGGTGAGACGTATTTTGCTACGTAAAGAACGCTTGGTAGTTGCTGCGCACACGAGCCATCCGATTGCACAGCGTACAGAAGGGGTATATCTGGCCGATCTCATTGATGAAAAGATGTTTATGTATCCCACGTCGCCTAAACCTAATTTTTCGACCCAGCTTTTGAACATTTTTGCCGAGCATAGTTTGGTTCCAAAAAATATGCATGAAATACGGGAAATTCAGCTGGCTTTGGGCTTGGTGGCGGCGGGTGAAGGTTTGTGTATTATTCCTGCCAGTGCAGATACTATTCGCTTTCCTCATTTAAACTACATTCCGATTTTAGATAACGGCGCAGTCAGCCCAATTTTTATTACTGCTCGTGCAATGGACCGAAGTGAAGACTTACAGCTTTTATTTGATTGTATTTATCAGGTGTATGATCTTGAAGGTATTCCATATAAACGCACCGTTTTTACGCTAGATCAGAACCCGATCGATGATTCAAACGGTATCGACTTTTAA
- a CDS encoding transporter, with translation MNNKISAIICGVLTAIYVPSAFATENGSDSFALGAEGMMAGALPPAGVYLLSYYQNYHASEFQNGPDQFHVDVNAIVPRLVWMTDQKIMDGQLGFYAAQPLVDLRLKVNGMADSNQGLGDLILGGMLGWHKGNHHWIAALETVLGTGEYDTPSTTHPVEANLGKNYHTIRPIIAYSYANAVGLDLSTKLSYSWNTRNNATDYKSGQYIAGDYSLGYRINPKLKVAVEGYAFKQTTDDKVNGSDIGFKGQAFAVGPGIQYADKNWSIEAKFLKETEVEYRPEGHTSWLKLIWAF, from the coding sequence ATGAATAACAAAATCTCTGCAATCATATGTGGTGTGCTCACTGCTATTTACGTTCCATCTGCATTTGCGACAGAAAATGGCTCAGACTCTTTTGCCTTAGGTGCCGAAGGTATGATGGCGGGAGCCTTACCACCTGCTGGGGTCTATCTACTTAGTTATTATCAAAATTATCATGCATCAGAGTTTCAAAATGGTCCCGATCAGTTCCATGTTGATGTCAACGCCATAGTTCCGCGGTTGGTGTGGATGACCGATCAAAAAATTATGGATGGACAACTCGGGTTTTATGCAGCCCAGCCATTGGTTGATCTACGCCTTAAAGTAAATGGGATGGCTGACTCAAACCAAGGTCTCGGAGACTTGATTTTGGGTGGTATGCTCGGCTGGCATAAAGGAAACCATCACTGGATTGCAGCTCTAGAAACCGTACTGGGAACAGGTGAATACGACACTCCAAGTACGACACATCCAGTGGAAGCCAATCTCGGGAAAAACTATCACACCATTCGACCGATTATTGCCTATAGTTATGCCAACGCGGTAGGTTTAGATCTTTCAACTAAACTGTCTTATAGCTGGAATACACGTAACAATGCGACCGACTATAAGTCTGGACAATACATTGCGGGTGACTATAGCTTAGGTTACCGCATTAACCCCAAACTCAAAGTTGCAGTTGAAGGCTATGCTTTTAAACAAACCACAGATGACAAAGTAAACGGAAGTGACATTGGGTTTAAAGGACAGGCTTTTGCAGTTGGTCCAGGCATTCAATATGCCGATAAAAACTGGTCTATTGAAGCCAAATTTCTAAAAGAAACCGAAGTCGAATATCGTCCCGAAGGCCATACCAGTTGGCTAAAACTGATTTGGGCTTTCTAA